Proteins from a genomic interval of Marmoricola sp. OAE513:
- a CDS encoding oxygenase MpaB family protein — MTGYFAPSSMAVRALQQRAVGLTYGQRALVVGATHPVLFVGTAQHTSHRETPWKRLALTARLFESVFLGSREEADRALAFTAKRHAPVAGTTSVDGGPHAPTGTPYDAARGDLMWMTAAFTLDSVEVMHDLLVRRLTDGEREALLADFIDWACLFGMPRDAAPPSYAAFRTRMDERLVNGEAYLTDEARLVGGYLAGSAGYPLPGPAVIGSPALAAVVIGSLPAPVLNLYDIQPTAAQQATFQAVCRASRVAHTHLPRLARSPLLHGSSQRSYASVAATEKRWRRRGRVSMPGVSDAPAPY, encoded by the coding sequence ATGACCGGCTACTTCGCCCCGAGCTCGATGGCGGTGCGCGCCCTGCAGCAGCGCGCCGTCGGACTCACCTACGGCCAGCGTGCCCTCGTCGTCGGCGCCACCCACCCGGTGCTGTTCGTCGGGACCGCGCAGCACACCAGCCACCGGGAGACGCCCTGGAAGCGCCTGGCCCTGACAGCCCGGCTCTTCGAGAGCGTCTTCCTCGGCAGCCGCGAGGAAGCCGACCGAGCCCTGGCGTTCACCGCGAAGCGGCACGCCCCGGTCGCCGGCACCACCTCGGTCGACGGTGGCCCGCACGCCCCCACCGGCACCCCGTACGACGCCGCCCGCGGCGACCTGATGTGGATGACCGCCGCCTTCACCCTCGACTCCGTCGAGGTGATGCACGACCTGCTCGTACGCCGCCTGACCGACGGTGAGCGGGAGGCGCTGCTGGCGGACTTCATCGACTGGGCGTGCCTCTTCGGCATGCCCCGCGACGCCGCTCCCCCGTCGTACGCCGCCTTCCGGACCCGGATGGACGAGCGCCTGGTCAACGGCGAGGCCTACCTCACCGACGAGGCCCGCCTGGTCGGCGGCTACCTCGCCGGCTCCGCCGGCTACCCCCTCCCGGGCCCGGCCGTGATCGGTTCCCCTGCCCTGGCAGCCGTCGTGATCGGAAGCCTCCCCGCCCCCGTCCTCAACCTGTACGACATCCAACCGACGGCAGCCCAGCAAGCCACCTTCCAAGCAGTCTGCCGAGCAAGTCGCGTGGCCCATACCCACCTGCCCCGACTCGCCAGGTCCCCCCTCCTGCACGGAAGCAGCCAACGCTCTTACGCGTCCGTCGCTGCCACCGAAAAGCGCTGGCGACGACGAGGCCGAGTCAGCATGCCCGGAGTCAGCGACGCCCCGGCGCCCTACTGA
- a CDS encoding oxygenase MpaB family protein: MADLAEVVSRPAVPTRYGGGGEWARRFAAPLFRVAGPGSRMTGQELEDLKAGLMRRDEVADTFVRAVREDHAVTMPAFREALASGVPADAPAPLRALFAELEDRPAWVDDALLERGAAAARRIGKDGFDILAYGSLLGGYRSGAALQPLVRTGRFDDTLNRVGETGQWWLACTAPEGLRRDGEGWKLSVHVRVMHGFVNYQLERDPSWDWEFRGVPINQYDRAGTIGSFSTSYLLQARALGIRIPADDARAIMHLWSYVGWLMGVDERWLPRTERIGRRVLANVVAGFSLPEESSKQLGAGLITMLDTAPGLPRWRRFYERERALSMATLLNLGSGMHDVGQPMRPPWYPAYRIAANTLWTQLIGRLPGGTTLLDRRAERALVRMERLQYAGKRPPIAPVPAA; the protein is encoded by the coding sequence ATGGCTGACCTCGCGGAGGTCGTCAGCCGCCCCGCCGTGCCGACCCGGTACGGCGGGGGTGGCGAGTGGGCGCGCCGATTCGCCGCCCCGCTGTTCCGGGTGGCCGGTCCCGGTTCCCGAATGACGGGCCAGGAGCTCGAGGACCTCAAGGCCGGCTTGATGCGTCGCGACGAGGTCGCGGACACCTTCGTCCGGGCGGTCCGCGAGGACCACGCGGTCACGATGCCCGCGTTCCGCGAGGCGCTCGCCTCCGGCGTACCGGCGGACGCACCGGCTCCGCTGCGCGCGCTCTTCGCCGAGCTCGAGGACCGACCGGCCTGGGTCGACGACGCCCTGCTGGAGCGCGGTGCGGCCGCGGCCCGCCGGATCGGCAAGGACGGCTTCGACATCCTGGCCTACGGGTCGCTGCTCGGCGGCTACCGCTCGGGAGCGGCGCTGCAGCCGCTGGTCCGCACGGGACGCTTCGACGACACCCTGAACCGGGTCGGCGAGACCGGGCAGTGGTGGCTGGCGTGCACCGCCCCGGAAGGCCTGCGCCGCGACGGGGAGGGCTGGAAGCTGAGCGTGCACGTGCGGGTGATGCACGGCTTCGTGAACTACCAGCTCGAGCGCGACCCGTCCTGGGACTGGGAGTTCCGCGGCGTCCCGATCAACCAGTACGACCGGGCCGGCACCATCGGCTCGTTCAGCACCAGCTACCTGCTCCAGGCCCGCGCGCTCGGCATCCGGATCCCGGCGGACGACGCCCGGGCGATCATGCACCTGTGGTCCTACGTCGGCTGGTTGATGGGCGTCGACGAGCGTTGGCTGCCGCGCACCGAGCGGATCGGTCGCCGCGTGCTGGCCAACGTCGTGGCCGGCTTCTCGCTGCCCGAGGAGTCCAGCAAGCAGCTCGGCGCCGGCTTGATCACCATGCTCGACACGGCTCCCGGCCTGCCGCGCTGGCGACGGTTCTACGAGCGCGAGCGGGCGCTGAGCATGGCGACCCTGCTGAACCTCGGCAGCGGCATGCACGACGTCGGACAGCCGATGCGGCCGCCGTGGTACCCGGCGTACCGGATCGCGGCCAACACCCTCTGGACCCAGCTGATCGGACGCCTCCCCGGCGGCACCACCCTGCTGGACCGACGGGCCGAGCGCGCCCTGGTCAGGATGGAGCGGCTCCAGTACGCCGGCAAGCGCCCGCCGATCGCCCCCGTCCCCGCGGCATGA
- a CDS encoding DUF5995 family protein — translation MPLNRSLRVAVAAVACALAVGSTTGPVEAAPKPDPLGALLSPTLFDPLVNLLAALPTPYKGPYQGPVCVSGDPQCIEDVIAEMERRLVPLAASCSHDAIFSLAYLRVTQNVKNAADNGYFADRKWLTQIDAAFAQMYFDTMDAWKAGKKSSVAKAWQIALQATEDRKMSGLGDFMMNMNAHINNDFPYVLEKVGLTAADGTSHKADHNAYNQRLDSLYHPVFDEEAARFDPTFNKLDLGPVDEVLVGAIMRGWREVVWRHAEALANAPSFVRPLVEREISEYAAGQAQFIKALFASPSPDKRAAYCATHHG, via the coding sequence ATGCCCCTGAACCGCTCCCTGCGCGTCGCCGTCGCCGCCGTCGCGTGTGCCCTCGCCGTCGGCTCGACCACCGGGCCGGTCGAGGCCGCCCCGAAACCCGACCCCCTGGGCGCTCTGCTCTCCCCCACGTTGTTCGATCCGCTGGTCAACCTGCTGGCGGCCCTGCCGACGCCGTACAAGGGTCCGTACCAGGGCCCCGTCTGCGTGAGCGGCGACCCGCAGTGCATCGAGGACGTCATCGCTGAGATGGAGCGCCGGCTCGTCCCGCTCGCAGCGTCCTGCAGCCACGACGCGATCTTCTCGCTGGCCTACCTCCGGGTGACCCAGAACGTGAAGAACGCCGCCGACAACGGCTACTTCGCGGACCGGAAGTGGCTGACCCAGATCGACGCCGCCTTCGCGCAGATGTACTTCGACACGATGGACGCCTGGAAGGCCGGCAAGAAGTCCTCGGTCGCCAAGGCCTGGCAGATCGCATTGCAGGCCACCGAGGACCGGAAGATGAGCGGCCTCGGCGACTTCATGATGAACATGAACGCGCACATCAACAACGACTTCCCCTACGTGCTGGAGAAGGTCGGGCTCACCGCCGCGGACGGCACCTCGCACAAGGCCGACCACAACGCGTACAACCAGCGGCTCGACTCGCTCTACCACCCGGTCTTCGACGAGGAGGCGGCCCGGTTCGACCCGACCTTCAACAAGCTCGACCTGGGCCCGGTCGACGAGGTCCTGGTCGGAGCGATCATGCGCGGCTGGCGCGAGGTCGTCTGGCGGCACGCCGAGGCGCTGGCGAACGCTCCGTCCTTCGTGCGCCCGCTGGTGGAGCGTGAGATCAGCGAGTACGCCGCCGGGCAGGCCCAGTTCATCAAGGCGCTCTTCGCCAGCCCGAGCCCCGACAAACGTGCCGCGTACTGCGCCACTCACCATGGCTGA
- a CDS encoding TetR/AcrR family transcriptional regulator: protein MVERILDAATRVLATGGYVQMSTNRVADEADVSIGSLYRYFRDKDEIIAELQQRASTGIVEEITAAMADAAPMDAYAGTRHVVATIVASLRARGPLISAMINEVPLGSHSNALPEVERNLGAFVRMYAVQRAPRMPREELDARVYLAMGITLSSCLRIALEKPEHLDAEHLIDLTAGMLALGLTAHPA, encoded by the coding sequence ATGGTCGAGCGGATCCTGGACGCCGCTACTCGCGTTCTCGCGACCGGTGGGTACGTACAGATGAGCACCAACCGGGTGGCGGACGAGGCGGACGTCAGCATCGGTTCGCTGTACCGCTACTTCCGGGACAAGGACGAGATCATCGCCGAGCTCCAGCAGCGGGCCTCGACCGGGATCGTCGAGGAGATCACCGCGGCGATGGCCGATGCCGCACCGATGGACGCGTACGCCGGCACCCGGCACGTGGTCGCGACGATCGTCGCCTCGCTGCGAGCACGCGGGCCGTTGATCAGCGCGATGATCAACGAGGTGCCGCTCGGGTCGCACTCCAACGCGCTGCCCGAGGTCGAGCGCAACCTGGGCGCCTTCGTCCGGATGTACGCCGTCCAGCGGGCACCGAGGATGCCGCGCGAGGAGCTCGACGCGCGCGTCTACCTCGCGATGGGCATCACGCTGAGCAGCTGCCTGCGCATCGCGCTGGAGAAGCCGGAGCACCTCGACGCCGAGCACCTGATCGACCTCACCGCCGGGATGCTCGCGCTGGGCCTCACCGCCCACCCGGCTTGA
- a CDS encoding biotin carboxylase N-terminal domain-containing protein: protein MPEIRPLQKVLIANRGEIAVRVIRACKDAGIGSVAVYAEPDRDALFVRLADEAYSLNGSTPGDSYLVIDKIIAAAKESGADSVHPGYGFLAENAEFAQAVLDAGLIWIGPSPAAIEGLGDKAKAKQIALAAGAPLAPGLKDAVKDADEIVEFAKEHGLPVAIKAVFGGGGRGLKVARTLEEIPELYESAYREAVSAFGRGECLVEKFLDKPRHVETQCLADQHGNVVVVSTRDCSLQRRHQKLVEEAPAPFLTDDQVARLYESSKAILREAKYVGAGTCEFLVAADGTISFLEVNTRLQVEHCVSEEVTGIDLVREMFRIAAGEELGYDDPAIIGHSIEYRINAEDGGNNFMPAPGTLTAWNPPSGPGVRLDGGYEVGETVPGAFDSLVAKLIVSGKDRTQAIERSRRALSEFVVDGMPTAITFHEVITRDPAWVAASNPSGEGSFDVYTTWIETDFDNKIVPYVNKGGEAGDGGEAGERQKVTVEVGGRRLEVVLPAGLGGIGSAPAGGGAKKPKRAGGKKAGAAASGDSVTSPMQGTIVKVAVEDGATVAEGDVVVVLEAMKMEQPLKAHKAGTITGLTAEVGATVGNGEVLCEIKDAE, encoded by the coding sequence GTGCCCGAGATCCGTCCGTTGCAGAAGGTCCTCATCGCCAACCGAGGCGAGATCGCCGTACGCGTGATCCGCGCGTGCAAGGACGCCGGGATCGGCAGCGTCGCCGTGTACGCCGAGCCCGACCGGGACGCGCTGTTCGTGCGCCTGGCCGACGAGGCGTACTCGCTGAACGGGTCCACGCCCGGTGACTCCTACCTGGTCATCGACAAGATCATCGCGGCGGCCAAGGAGTCGGGAGCCGACTCGGTGCACCCCGGCTACGGCTTCCTCGCCGAGAACGCCGAGTTCGCCCAGGCCGTCCTCGACGCCGGCCTGATCTGGATCGGCCCGTCCCCTGCCGCGATCGAGGGCCTCGGCGACAAGGCCAAGGCCAAGCAGATCGCTCTGGCCGCGGGCGCGCCGCTCGCGCCGGGCCTCAAGGACGCCGTCAAGGACGCCGACGAGATCGTCGAGTTCGCCAAGGAGCACGGTCTCCCGGTCGCCATCAAGGCGGTCTTCGGTGGCGGCGGTCGCGGCCTCAAGGTCGCCCGCACGCTCGAGGAGATCCCCGAGCTGTACGAGTCGGCGTACCGCGAGGCGGTCAGCGCCTTCGGCCGTGGCGAGTGCCTGGTCGAGAAGTTCCTCGACAAGCCGCGCCACGTCGAGACCCAGTGCCTCGCCGACCAGCACGGCAACGTCGTGGTCGTCTCCACGCGCGACTGCTCGCTGCAGCGCCGCCACCAGAAGCTGGTCGAGGAGGCCCCCGCGCCGTTCCTGACCGACGACCAGGTCGCCCGGCTGTACGAGTCCTCCAAGGCGATCCTGCGCGAGGCGAAGTACGTCGGGGCCGGGACCTGCGAGTTCCTCGTGGCCGCCGACGGCACCATCTCCTTCCTCGAGGTCAACACCCGGCTCCAGGTGGAGCACTGCGTCTCCGAGGAGGTCACCGGGATCGACCTGGTCCGCGAGATGTTCCGCATCGCCGCGGGCGAGGAGCTCGGTTACGACGACCCGGCCATCATCGGGCACTCGATCGAGTACCGGATCAACGCCGAGGACGGTGGCAACAACTTCATGCCCGCCCCCGGCACCCTGACCGCGTGGAACCCGCCGTCCGGCCCGGGCGTGCGTCTCGACGGTGGCTACGAGGTCGGCGAGACCGTTCCGGGCGCGTTCGACTCCCTGGTCGCCAAGCTGATCGTGTCCGGAAAGGACCGCACCCAGGCGATCGAGCGCTCGCGCCGCGCGCTGAGCGAGTTCGTCGTCGACGGCATGCCGACCGCGATCACCTTCCACGAGGTCATCACCCGCGACCCGGCCTGGGTGGCCGCGTCCAACCCGTCGGGCGAGGGCTCCTTCGACGTCTACACGACGTGGATCGAGACGGACTTCGACAACAAGATCGTTCCCTACGTGAACAAGGGCGGCGAGGCTGGCGATGGTGGGGAGGCTGGCGAGCGCCAGAAGGTCACCGTCGAGGTCGGCGGTCGCCGTCTCGAGGTCGTCCTGCCTGCCGGTCTCGGCGGCATCGGCTCCGCACCCGCCGGTGGCGGCGCGAAGAAGCCGAAGCGCGCAGGCGGCAAGAAGGCCGGCGCTGCGGCGTCGGGCGACTCGGTGACCAGCCCGATGCAGGGCACCATCGTGAAGGTCGCCGTCGAGGACGGCGCCACTGTCGCCGAGGGTGACGTCGTCGTCGTGCTCGAGGCCATGAAGATGGAGCAGCCCCTCAAGGCGCACAAGGCCGGCACGATCACCGGCCTGACCGCCGAGGTCGGCGCGACCGTCGGCAACGGCGAGGTGCTCTGCGAGATCAAGGACGCCGAGTAG
- a CDS encoding acyl-CoA dehydrogenase family protein, which translates to MSFELSPELEQFRRTVRDFAEKEVAPHAAQWDRDHYFPVEVVAKMGELGLFGLTAPEEFGGAGLTGEDGGFTSLCLAIEELGRVDQSIGITLEAAVGLGINPILTFGTDEQKQQWLPDLVAGRTLAGFGLTEPGAGSDAGATKTRAELRGDEWVINGSKQFITNSGSSLTSVVAVTARTGTVTDAKGTERAEISALLVPAGTPGFTAEKAYDKLGWHASDTHPLSFEDVHVPAANLLGDRGRGYAQFLATLDDGRVAIAALAVGLLQGCLDECVRYAGERTTFGVPIGRKQGVAFQIADLQVMLEASRLLTYKAAAMKDAGVEGPAFKHAASIAKLYATESAVTGTRIATQVFGGYGFMEEYPVARFYRDAKILEIGEGTSEVQRMLIARGLGLPVE; encoded by the coding sequence ATGAGCTTTGAGCTGAGCCCCGAACTCGAGCAGTTCCGTCGTACCGTCCGTGACTTCGCCGAGAAGGAGGTCGCCCCGCACGCAGCGCAGTGGGACCGCGACCACTACTTCCCGGTCGAGGTCGTCGCCAAGATGGGCGAGCTCGGGCTGTTCGGCCTGACCGCGCCCGAGGAGTTCGGCGGCGCCGGGCTGACCGGCGAGGACGGCGGCTTCACCAGCCTGTGCCTCGCGATCGAGGAGCTCGGACGGGTCGACCAGTCGATCGGCATCACCCTGGAGGCCGCTGTCGGTCTCGGCATCAACCCGATCCTCACCTTCGGCACCGACGAGCAGAAGCAGCAGTGGCTCCCCGACCTGGTGGCCGGCCGCACGCTCGCCGGTTTCGGCCTCACCGAGCCGGGGGCAGGCTCGGACGCCGGCGCCACCAAGACCCGGGCCGAGCTCAGGGGCGACGAGTGGGTCATCAACGGGTCCAAGCAGTTCATCACCAACTCGGGCTCCAGCCTGACCTCGGTGGTCGCGGTCACCGCGCGCACCGGCACCGTGACCGACGCGAAGGGCACGGAGAGGGCGGAGATCTCTGCCCTGCTCGTCCCGGCCGGCACGCCCGGGTTCACCGCCGAGAAGGCCTACGACAAGCTCGGCTGGCACGCCTCGGACACCCACCCGCTCTCGTTCGAGGACGTGCACGTCCCCGCTGCGAACCTGCTCGGTGACCGTGGGCGCGGGTACGCCCAGTTCCTCGCCACGCTGGACGACGGGCGGGTCGCCATCGCCGCGCTCGCGGTCGGCCTCCTGCAGGGTTGCCTCGACGAGTGCGTCCGGTACGCCGGCGAGCGCACCACCTTCGGCGTACCGATCGGGCGCAAGCAGGGCGTGGCGTTCCAGATCGCCGACCTGCAGGTGATGCTCGAGGCGAGCCGGCTGCTCACCTACAAGGCCGCAGCCATGAAGGATGCCGGCGTCGAGGGCCCCGCCTTCAAGCACGCGGCCTCGATCGCCAAGCTCTACGCGACCGAGTCGGCCGTCACGGGCACCCGGATCGCCACCCAGGTCTTCGGCGGTTACGGCTTCATGGAGGAGTACCCGGTGGCGCGCTTCTACCGGGACGCCAAGATCCTGGAGATCGGTGAGGGCACCTCGGAGGTCCAGCGGATGCTGATCGCCCGTGGTCTCGGCCTCCCGGTCGAGTAG
- the rfbB gene encoding dTDP-glucose 4,6-dehydratase: MKLLVTGGAGFIGSHYVRSVLTGAWGDVEPELVIMLDAFTYAGNHANLAPVADDPRLRIVEGDILDRDLVDKLIGEVDAVVHFAAESHVDRSIMGARDFVMTNVVGTQTLLDAALTLGVEKFVHVSTDEVYGSIDEGSWDEDEPLLPNSPYSASKASSDLLARAYHRTHGLPVCITRCSNNYGPYQYPEKVIPLFVSNLIDGARVPLYGEGTNVRDWLHVDDHCRGIHLVLTRGRVGEIYNIGGGTELTNKELTGLLLEATGTDWDRVERVADRKGHDLRYSVDISKITAELGYTPQVPFEQGLADTVQWYRDNRSWWEPLKSRSSAEG, encoded by the coding sequence ATGAAGTTGTTGGTCACGGGTGGTGCCGGATTCATCGGCAGCCACTACGTCCGTTCGGTTCTCACCGGCGCCTGGGGCGACGTGGAGCCGGAGCTGGTGATCATGCTCGACGCGTTCACGTACGCCGGCAACCACGCGAACCTCGCCCCGGTCGCCGACGACCCGCGGCTCCGGATCGTCGAGGGGGACATCCTCGACCGTGACCTGGTCGACAAGCTGATCGGCGAGGTCGACGCAGTCGTGCACTTCGCGGCGGAGAGCCACGTCGACCGCTCGATCATGGGCGCCCGCGACTTCGTGATGACGAATGTCGTCGGTACCCAGACGTTGCTGGACGCGGCGCTCACCCTCGGTGTGGAAAAGTTCGTGCACGTCTCGACCGACGAGGTCTACGGCTCGATCGACGAGGGCAGCTGGGACGAGGACGAGCCGCTGCTGCCGAACTCGCCGTACTCGGCCTCGAAGGCGTCCAGTGACCTCCTCGCCCGGGCGTACCACCGCACCCACGGGTTGCCCGTCTGCATCACCCGCTGCTCCAACAACTACGGCCCGTACCAGTACCCCGAGAAGGTCATTCCGCTGTTCGTCAGCAACCTCATCGACGGCGCTCGGGTGCCCCTCTACGGCGAGGGCACCAACGTGCGCGACTGGCTCCACGTCGACGACCACTGCCGCGGGATCCACCTGGTGCTGACCCGAGGTCGAGTCGGCGAGATCTACAACATCGGGGGCGGCACCGAGCTGACCAACAAGGAGCTCACCGGCCTGCTCCTCGAGGCCACCGGAACCGACTGGGACCGGGTCGAGCGGGTCGCCGACCGCAAGGGTCACGACCTCCGCTACTCCGTCGACATCTCCAAGATCACCGCGGAGCTCGGCTACACCCCGCAGGTGCCGTTCGAGCAGGGCCTGGCCGACACGGTCCAGTGGTACCGCGACAACCGCTCGTGGTGGGAGCCCCTGAAGTCGCGCAGCTCGGCTGAGGGCTGA
- a CDS encoding GtrA family protein — MGRRLRRISGEVARFSAVNVVATIIALIIFNLLVHGVKGWFGGPGHDRPLTSYLIANSVGMFVSYYGSRYYAFRHRHAAGPGGGLLIYVVINLTSFVIPISCLWISRNVFEVSSIYADNIAGNVVGAILGNIFRFYFFRKFVFTKQPTTFFGKPAGEHAQAQVEG; from the coding sequence GTGGGTCGACGTCTGCGCCGCATTTCCGGGGAGGTAGCACGCTTCTCTGCGGTCAACGTCGTCGCCACCATCATCGCGCTGATCATCTTCAACCTGCTGGTCCACGGGGTGAAGGGCTGGTTCGGCGGTCCGGGGCACGACCGGCCGCTGACGTCGTACCTGATCGCCAACAGCGTCGGTATGTTCGTCAGCTACTACGGCAGCCGCTACTACGCCTTCCGGCACCGGCACGCGGCGGGGCCTGGTGGCGGACTGCTGATCTACGTCGTCATCAACCTCACGTCCTTCGTGATCCCGATCAGCTGTCTGTGGATCTCGCGCAACGTGTTCGAGGTGTCCTCGATCTACGCCGACAACATCGCCGGCAACGTCGTCGGGGCGATCCTCGGCAACATCTTCCGGTTCTACTTCTTCCGGAAGTTCGTCTTCACCAAGCAACCGACCACGTTCTTCGGCAAGCCCGCGGGTGAGCACGCGCAGGCTCAGGTCGAGGGCTGA